One genomic region from Fusobacteriaceae bacterium encodes:
- the asnB gene encoding asparagine synthase B, which yields MCGFLVVGSDEYSIKTFTDSLDKTVHRGPDNQDASIKDGMTWGFNRLSIMDLSARGNQPFVHNNCVVVCNGEIYNYPTLKKLLSQEYEFKSGSDCEVLIPMYLKYGIETACKFLDAEFVFVMYDGNSRQMMAARDPMGIRPMFYGYSKQNKEICFSSEAKGLIDICDDVQPFPPGHYYVNGKFIQYHDIGNVDMVRDDDLNTIGRKIREKLERAVEKRLQSDAPVGYLLSGGLDSSLVCAIAAKLLKRPIPTFAIGMDKDPIDLKYAKQVADHIGSYHTEVIMTKDDVIGALREVIYHLETWDITTIRASIGMYLLCKYIHQNTKLKVILTGEVSDEIFGYKYTDFAPNPDAFQREAQKRLRELYMYDVLRADRCISAHSLEGRVPFADLDFVQYAMSLDPAKKMNIYGKGKYLLRHAFEGTDYLPESILFREKAAFSDAVGHSMVDYLKEYAEGLYTEDDVAKAADKYPYRTPFTKESLLYRDIFEEYYGGNAGWIKDFWMPNKEWVGCDVNDPSARVLANYGDSGV from the coding sequence ATGTGTGGATTTCTAGTAGTGGGAAGCGATGAGTATTCCATTAAAACCTTTACAGACTCTTTGGACAAGACGGTGCACAGGGGGCCCGACAACCAGGATGCCAGTATCAAAGACGGCATGACCTGGGGATTTAATCGACTCTCGATCATGGACCTTTCCGCCCGGGGCAATCAGCCCTTTGTCCACAACAATTGCGTTGTTGTCTGTAACGGGGAAATCTACAATTACCCCACGCTGAAAAAACTGCTGTCCCAGGAATATGAGTTCAAGTCCGGGAGCGACTGTGAGGTCCTGATCCCCATGTACTTGAAATACGGCATCGAGACGGCCTGCAAATTCCTGGACGCCGAATTTGTCTTTGTCATGTATGACGGCAACAGCAGGCAGATGATGGCGGCCCGGGACCCCATGGGGATCCGGCCCATGTTTTACGGCTACAGCAAGCAAAACAAGGAGATTTGTTTTTCCAGCGAAGCCAAGGGACTCATTGACATCTGCGACGACGTGCAGCCCTTCCCGCCGGGCCATTATTATGTGAACGGGAAATTTATCCAGTACCACGACATCGGCAACGTGGACATGGTCAGGGACGACGACCTCAATACCATCGGCCGGAAGATCCGGGAAAAATTGGAGCGGGCCGTTGAAAAGCGCCTGCAATCCGACGCCCCGGTGGGTTATCTGCTTTCGGGCGGACTCGATTCCTCCCTCGTGTGCGCCATCGCCGCGAAACTGCTGAAACGGCCTATCCCGACATTCGCCATCGGCATGGACAAGGACCCCATCGACCTCAAATACGCGAAACAGGTGGCCGACCACATCGGGAGCTACCATACGGAAGTCATCATGACCAAAGACGACGTGATCGGAGCGCTCCGGGAAGTCATTTATCATCTGGAGACCTGGGACATCACGACGATCCGGGCCAGCATCGGCATGTATCTCCTGTGCAAATACATTCACCAGAACACGAAACTCAAAGTGATCCTGACCGGAGAAGTCAGCGACGAGATCTTCGGGTACAAATATACGGATTTCGCGCCCAACCCCGACGCCTTTCAGCGGGAAGCCCAGAAAAGGCTCAGGGAACTTTATATGTACGACGTGCTGCGGGCGGACAGGTGCATCTCGGCCCACTCCCTCGAAGGCCGGGTGCCCTTCGCGGACCTCGACTTCGTCCAGTACGCCATGAGCCTTGACCCCGCCAAAAAAATGAACATCTACGGCAAGGGAAAATACCTGCTGCGCCACGCCTTCGAGGGGACCGATTACCTGCCCGAGAGCATCCTTTTCCGGGAAAAAGCGGCCTTTTCCGACGCCGTGGGTCACTCCATGGTCGACTACCTCAAGGAATACGCCGAAGGCCTCTACACGGAAGACGACGTCGCCAAAGCGGCGGACAAATACCCCTACCGCACGCCCTTCACAAAGGAATCCCTGCTGTACCGGGACATTTTCGAGGAATACTACGGCGGCAACGCGGGCTGGATCAAAGATTTCTGGATGCCCAACAAAGAATGGGTCGGTTGCGACGTCAACGATCCCAGCGCCCGGGTTCTGGCCAATTACGGAGACAGCGGCGTGTAA
- a CDS encoding AEC family transporter, with amino-acid sequence MKNIVLSLNLVIPLVFMMTVGYVSKRCGLIGDKSLTEMNKVQFRGFMSLLIFYNVYCLTPSSHGRGSLIFLSFFIIAMEILVSWLIFRKMTKDPRQVSVLMQGTYRTNLLIFGLSVAQSLYGDGNVGEIVILLSIIVPAFNVISVIVFEIYRGGKIHTGQIAKGIVKNPLIVGGLFGLFFLILKLKYGIRLPKMIEDPVATMSKAATPLAFVILGATLTFRSILKNLRLLLALNVLRLIVIPLAVITAGIRLGYRDQALIALFGVSATPTAVSSFNMAKDMGADGDLAGEIVVTTSVFSILTTFLWVLILKNFGYI; translated from the coding sequence ATGAAAAATATTGTGCTGTCCCTGAACCTTGTAATTCCGCTGGTCTTTATGATGACCGTGGGCTACGTCAGCAAAAGATGCGGACTCATCGGCGACAAGAGCCTGACGGAAATGAACAAGGTCCAGTTTCGGGGCTTTATGTCCCTTCTGATTTTCTATAACGTCTATTGTCTGACCCCCTCCTCCCACGGGCGGGGGTCCCTGATTTTTCTGTCTTTTTTCATTATCGCCATGGAAATTCTTGTTTCGTGGCTGATTTTTCGGAAAATGACCAAAGATCCCCGGCAGGTTTCGGTGCTGATGCAGGGGACCTATCGGACGAATCTTCTGATTTTCGGTCTCTCGGTGGCCCAGTCCCTCTACGGCGACGGCAACGTCGGAGAGATCGTGATTCTTCTCAGCATTATCGTCCCGGCCTTCAATGTGATTTCCGTCATTGTCTTCGAGATTTACCGCGGCGGCAAGATCCATACGGGACAGATCGCCAAAGGCATTGTCAAAAATCCGCTGATCGTGGGCGGGCTTTTCGGGCTTTTCTTTTTGATCCTGAAGCTCAAGTACGGGATCAGGCTTCCGAAAATGATCGAGGATCCCGTCGCGACCATGTCGAAGGCGGCGACGCCGCTGGCTTTCGTGATCCTGGGCGCGACGCTGACCTTCCGGAGTATTTTGAAAAACCTCCGGCTGCTCCTTGCCCTCAACGTCCTGCGGCTGATCGTGATCCCGCTAGCGGTAATTACGGCGGGCATTCGCCTGGGCTACCGGGATCAGGCTCTGATCGCCCTCTTCGGCGTCTCGGCCACGCCCACGGCCGTTTCGTCCTTCAATATGGCCAAAGACATGGGGGCCGACGGGGATCTGGCCGGGGAGATCGTCGTGACGACGTCGGTCTTCAGTATTCTGACCACTTTCCTTTGGGTGCTGATCCTGAAGAATTTCGGCTATATTTGA
- a CDS encoding amidohydrolase, translated as MSKTIAEVAKNIWDYAEIRFKEHKSAEELARYAEAAGFTVERGAGGLETAIKASYGSGHPVIAILGEYDSLAGLSQKEDVPRKEKGPQEMNGHGCGHHLLGAGSLLAAQYVKEHLEKSGKPGTVIFYGCPGEEGGSGKAWMIKNGEFKDVDVAITWHPFADNGIYYMSTLANYQAAFRFEGKGSHAAGSPHLGRSALDAVELMDVGCNYLREHIIPEARLHYAITNTGGISPNVVQPEAEVLYLVRAPKLSQVDEIFERVCNVARGAALMTGTTVKLLFEKGTSEYRSNRELEKQLYKNMLKFDDATYNDEELKYLQSFKDTLSESEIESEYGWMAEPAGERWDEFKAMIRDSAAFRGVLPYDPARSRLQPGSTDVGDVSKIIPTGQIRVACYAIGSPGHSWQIVAQGKSSVAIKGMEYAARVMGQTAVDILEDPELLARIRAEFEKTREPYVSPMKYGKDPIAL; from the coding sequence ATGTCGAAAACCATCGCGGAAGTCGCGAAGAACATCTGGGATTACGCGGAAATCCGCTTCAAGGAGCACAAATCCGCCGAGGAGCTGGCCCGATACGCCGAGGCCGCGGGCTTTACCGTGGAGCGCGGCGCGGGCGGCCTCGAGACCGCTATCAAGGCCAGCTACGGCAGCGGCCATCCCGTGATCGCCATTTTGGGCGAATACGATTCCCTGGCGGGACTTTCCCAGAAAGAGGACGTCCCCCGGAAGGAAAAGGGCCCCCAGGAAATGAACGGCCACGGTTGCGGTCACCATTTGCTGGGCGCGGGCTCTCTGCTGGCCGCCCAATATGTCAAGGAACATCTCGAAAAAAGCGGCAAGCCCGGGACCGTGATCTTTTACGGCTGCCCCGGCGAGGAAGGCGGTTCGGGCAAGGCCTGGATGATCAAAAACGGCGAATTCAAAGATGTGGACGTCGCGATTACCTGGCATCCCTTCGCCGACAACGGCATTTACTACATGTCGACGCTGGCCAATTACCAGGCGGCCTTCCGCTTTGAGGGCAAAGGTTCCCACGCGGCCGGCAGTCCCCATCTGGGGCGTTCGGCCCTTGACGCCGTGGAACTGATGGACGTGGGCTGCAACTACCTCAGGGAGCACATTATCCCCGAGGCCAGGCTCCATTACGCGATCACCAATACCGGCGGCATTTCCCCCAACGTGGTCCAGCCTGAGGCCGAGGTCCTCTACCTCGTCCGGGCGCCGAAGCTCTCCCAGGTCGATGAAATCTTCGAGCGGGTCTGCAATGTGGCCAGAGGGGCGGCGCTTATGACCGGAACTACGGTAAAGCTGCTCTTTGAGAAGGGCACCAGCGAGTACCGCAGCAACCGGGAACTGGAAAAGCAATTGTACAAAAACATGCTCAAATTTGACGACGCCACCTACAACGACGAAGAGCTCAAATATCTGCAATCCTTCAAGGACACGCTCTCCGAAAGCGAGATTGAGTCCGAGTACGGCTGGATGGCCGAACCCGCGGGCGAACGCTGGGACGAGTTCAAGGCCATGATCCGGGACAGCGCCGCCTTCAGGGGCGTGCTCCCCTATGATCCGGCGCGAAGTCGTCTGCAACCCGGCTCCACCGACGTCGGCGACGTCAGCAAGATCATCCCCACGGGGCAGATCCGCGTGGCCTGCTACGCCATCGGCTCTCCGGGCCATTCGTGGCAGATCGTGGCCCAGGGCAAAAGTTCAGTTGCCATCAAGGGCATGGAATACGCGGCCCGCGTCATGGGCCAAACCGCCGTCGACATCCTTGAGGATCCGGAACTGCTGGCGAGGATCCGGGCGGAGTTTGAGAAAACCCGGGAGCCCTATGTGTCTCCCATGAAATACGGCAAGGACCCCATTGCGCTTTAG
- a CDS encoding ATP-binding cassette domain-containing protein — MEGKRLLEVRGLKKYFNTPKGLLHAVDDVYFSIDEGKTLGVVGESGCGKTTTGRVILRLQEPTAGEVIFEGENILNYKKDEMRLLRQKMQIIFQDPFASLNPRMTISETIAEPLIIHKKCASRQELNNKVRNLMDLVGLAERLVNTYPHELDGGRRQRIGIARALALGPKFIVCDEPVSALDVSIQAQVLNLMQDLQDRLGLTYMFITHDLSVVKHFSDDIAVMYLGQLVEKAPSNQLFRKPIHPYTKALLSAIPAPSARKKMERIKLEGEITSPINPGVGCRFAKRCIYADDRCFRTNQTLQESEANHFYACCKAEELGFTK, encoded by the coding sequence ATGGAAGGAAAACGTTTGCTCGAAGTCAGAGGACTCAAAAAATATTTCAATACGCCCAAGGGACTCCTGCACGCCGTGGACGACGTCTATTTTTCGATCGACGAGGGCAAGACCCTCGGCGTCGTGGGGGAATCGGGCTGCGGCAAGACCACCACGGGTCGCGTGATCCTGCGCCTGCAGGAACCCACAGCGGGGGAAGTCATTTTTGAGGGGGAAAACATCCTCAATTACAAAAAAGACGAAATGCGCCTGCTGCGGCAGAAAATGCAGATCATCTTCCAGGATCCCTTCGCGTCCCTGAATCCCCGGATGACCATCAGCGAAACGATCGCGGAGCCGCTGATCATCCACAAAAAATGCGCCAGCCGGCAGGAACTGAACAACAAAGTCCGGAACCTCATGGATCTCGTGGGCCTGGCCGAGAGGCTTGTGAACACCTATCCCCATGAGCTGGACGGCGGCAGACGGCAGCGGATCGGGATCGCCCGGGCCCTTGCCCTCGGTCCCAAGTTCATCGTCTGCGACGAGCCCGTATCGGCCCTCGACGTGTCGATCCAGGCCCAGGTCCTCAACCTCATGCAGGATTTGCAGGACAGGCTGGGGCTCACCTATATGTTCATCACCCACGACTTGTCGGTCGTCAAGCATTTTTCCGACGATATCGCGGTCATGTACCTCGGCCAGCTCGTGGAAAAGGCGCCTTCGAACCAGTTGTTCAGAAAGCCCATCCATCCCTATACGAAGGCGTTGCTTTCGGCCATTCCGGCCCCTTCGGCCCGCAAGAAAATGGAGCGGATCAAGCTTGAGGGAGAAATCACCTCGCCCATCAATCCGGGCGTGGGCTGCCGTTTCGCCAAGCGCTGCATCTATGCCGACGACCGCTGCTTCCGGACGAATCAGACCCTGCAGGAATCCGAGGCCAACCATTTTTACGCCTGCTGCAAGGCCGAAGAACTCGGTTTTACCAAATAA
- a CDS encoding ABC transporter ATP-binding protein produces MMSKELLNIKDLVIEYVTEDETVHAVNAISIKLDEGETLGLVGETGAGKTTTALGILRLIPNPPGVIRSGDITFQGKNLLELPEEEMRNIRGNHISMIFQDPMTSLNPVMTVGEQIAEVIAIHEGLNAHDAMAKAEEMLELVGIPAARSIEYPHQFSGGMKQRVVIAIALACNPKLLIADEPTTALDVTIQAQVLDLMGELKQKFSTAMILITHDLGVVAQVCDRVAIMYAGEIVESGTLFDVYEDTKHPYTIGLFGSIPNMESEVQRLKPINGLMPDPTKLPSGCKFNPRCPYAQDICREKTPPVTDLGNNHMTKCFLADGTIKAVKEALD; encoded by the coding sequence ATCATGTCGAAAGAATTGTTGAACATTAAAGATCTTGTGATTGAATACGTGACCGAAGATGAAACGGTCCACGCGGTAAACGCCATTTCCATCAAGCTCGACGAAGGGGAGACCCTCGGTCTCGTCGGCGAGACCGGCGCGGGCAAAACGACCACGGCCCTGGGGATCCTCAGGCTTATCCCGAATCCGCCCGGCGTCATCCGGAGCGGCGACATCACCTTTCAGGGGAAAAACCTCCTGGAGCTGCCCGAGGAGGAAATGCGGAACATCCGGGGAAATCATATCTCAATGATTTTCCAGGACCCCATGACGTCCCTGAATCCCGTGATGACCGTAGGCGAACAGATCGCCGAAGTCATCGCGATCCACGAGGGCCTGAACGCCCACGACGCCATGGCCAAAGCCGAGGAAATGCTTGAACTCGTAGGGATTCCCGCCGCCCGTTCCATCGAATATCCCCACCAGTTTTCGGGGGGAATGAAACAGCGGGTCGTTATCGCCATAGCGCTGGCTTGCAATCCCAAGCTGCTGATTGCCGACGAGCCCACGACGGCCCTCGACGTGACGATCCAGGCCCAGGTCCTCGATCTCATGGGCGAACTCAAACAGAAATTCAGCACGGCCATGATCCTGATTACCCATGATCTGGGCGTTGTGGCCCAGGTCTGCGACCGGGTCGCCATCATGTACGCCGGTGAAATCGTGGAATCGGGGACGCTCTTTGACGTCTACGAAGACACGAAGCACCCCTACACCATAGGACTCTTCGGCTCCATCCCCAATATGGAAAGCGAAGTGCAGCGCTTGAAGCCCATCAACGGCCTCATGCCCGATCCGACGAAGCTGCCGTCGGGATGCAAATTCAACCCGCGCTGTCCCTATGCGCAGGACATCTGCCGGGAGAAAACGCCGCCCGTCACGGATCTCGGAAACAACCATATGACGAAGTGCTTTTTGGCCGACGGGACCATCAAAGCCGTAAAGGAGGCGCTGGACTGA